A region from the Rosa rugosa chromosome 6, drRosRugo1.1, whole genome shotgun sequence genome encodes:
- the LOC133717124 gene encoding transcription factor RF2b: MQDPANPKPDPNPAASQDSSRLPMTTSFQDPTPSLTLRGSYHRRAQSEVHFRIPDDLDLLQDPFDGPSASFEELGSEDDLFCTYMDIEKLGSKLEDGSSGPKPENAAGSTSQAEAGSGEGSSARPRHRHSSSMDGSLESIEAKKAMAPEKLAELWAVDPKRAKRILANRQSAARSKERKARYISELERKVQTLQTEATTLSAQLTLFQRDTTGLSSENTELKIRLQAMEQQAQLRDALNDALKKELERLKIATGEALTHTDSYNLGMHHFPYSQSSYFPGQPQSGSRDSQNIQLPQFHQFQSNMQAPHQPMLGAAAQSHACSEMMQQDSIGRFQGLDINNRGGSHLVKPEGSSISAGETNRRF; the protein is encoded by the exons ATGCAAGATCCGGCGAACCCGAAACCGGATCCGAACCCGGCCGCCTCTCAAGACTCTTCCCGCCTCCCTATGACGACGTCGTTTCAGGACCCCACCCCCAGCCTCACCCTCCGCGGCTCCTACCACCGCCGCGCCCAATCGGAGGTCCATTTCCGGATCCCCGACGACCTGGATCTGCTCCAGGACCCCTTCGACGGCCCATCCGCCAGCTTCGAGGAGCTCGGCTCCGAAGACGACCTCTTCTGCACCTACATGGACATTGAGAAGCTCGGATCCAAGCTCGAGGATGGATCCTCCGGCCCCAAACCCGAGAATGCCGCCGGGTCAACGTCGCAGGCGGAGGCCGGCTCCGGCGAGGGGAGCAGCGCCAGGCCGAGGCACAGGCATAGCAGCTCCATGGACGGGTCCTTGGAATCGATAGAGGCTAAGAAGGCCATGGCTCCTGAGAAGCTCGCTGAGCTTTGGGCCGTCGATCCCAAGCGAGCCAAGAG GATTTTGGCAAATCGGCAGTCCGCTGCTAGGTCAAAAGAGAGGAAGGCCCGGTACATATCAGAACTTGAAAGGAAAGTTCAGACCCTTCAAACAGAAGCGACTACTCTATCTGCTCAACTCACTCTATTCCAG AGAGATACAACGGGATTGTCGTCTGAGAACACAGAGCTTAAGATTCGGTTGCAAGCTATGGAACAACAGGCTCAGTTACGCGATG CTCTGAATGATGCACTGAAGAAAGAACTTGAGAGGCTCAAGATTGCAACTGGAGAAGCACTAACACACACTGATTCTTACAACCTGGGAATGCACCATTTTCCATATTCGCAATCCTCCTACTTTCCCGGTCAGCCACAGTCTGGGTCACGTGATTCTCAGAACATTCAGCTGCCACAGTTTCATCAGTTCCAGTCTAATATGCAAGCTCCGCATCAGCCTATGCTTGGTGCAGCAGCCCAATCACATGCTTGCTCAGAGATGATGCAGCAGGATTCAATTGGCCGATTCCAGGGGCTCGATATCAATAACAGAGGAGGTTCTCATCTAGTGAAGCCCGAAGGCTCCTCTATATCTGCTGGAGAAACCAATAGAAGATTTTGA